The following proteins are encoded in a genomic region of Leptospira kirschneri serovar Cynopteri str. 3522 CT:
- a CDS encoding DUF1564 domain-containing protein yields the protein MDILLLDDGQKIESALVEDSFGTDSLLVPDVYWNRLNFQERKALRGKLPFLLRKYSKQIASMKRLHDRAGKIKYNRCVGKMKKFSIRVHTGVWATLGVLAAAHGVSRCYLFNYMLWLEDLGGKEDFFVKSLNPGVPSFHWTYKMIWKIDRRQNLISRELQFEPNPMTNKYPYYLKE from the coding sequence ATGGATATTCTTTTGTTGGATGACGGTCAAAAAATTGAATCTGCTTTGGTAGAAGATTCGTTTGGAACGGATTCTCTTTTGGTTCCAGATGTTTATTGGAATCGTTTGAATTTTCAAGAAAGAAAAGCTCTTCGGGGTAAACTTCCTTTTTTATTGAGGAAATATTCGAAGCAGATCGCTTCTATGAAACGCCTTCATGATCGGGCGGGTAAAATCAAATACAATCGGTGCGTTGGTAAAATGAAAAAGTTTAGTATTCGGGTTCATACTGGTGTTTGGGCGACTTTAGGTGTTTTAGCGGCGGCTCATGGTGTTTCGAGATGTTATCTTTTTAATTATATGCTTTGGTTGGAGGACCTGGGTGGAAAGGAGGATTTTTTTGTGAAAAGTTTAAACCCAGGAGTTCCTAGCTTTCACTGGACTTACAAAATGATCTGGAAAATTGACAGGAGACAAAATCTCATTTCGAGAGAATTACAATTTGAACCAAACCCAATGACGAATAAATATCCATACTATCTAAAAGAATAA
- the ispH gene encoding 4-hydroxy-3-methylbut-2-enyl diphosphate reductase, with amino-acid sequence MLEKIYLANPRGFCAGVKYAISYVEQVQANSEEKIYVRKEIVHNRRVVEDMKKKGIRFINDLDEAPDGATVVFSAHGVAPSVVEAAKHRGMKIGDATCPLVTRVHRKARKIKDTHQIIYIGHEGHDEAIGTMGEAEMFLVESPEDVVSLQNKIDPNKPLTYLMQTTLSVADTKNIIDQISKTFPFVEHPAKDDICYATTERQEAVSLMMDQIDAMLVIGADNSSNSLRLLQLAQKSKPHSFKVSAADDLSKEYIQNNKIKILGLTAGASTPQVLVDEIISKLKVFYPNADVELFPGSRDDSMSFKLPGILLS; translated from the coding sequence ATGTTAGAAAAGATCTATTTAGCCAACCCAAGAGGGTTTTGTGCCGGCGTAAAATACGCAATCTCTTATGTAGAACAAGTACAGGCGAATTCCGAAGAAAAAATCTATGTCCGTAAGGAGATAGTACACAATCGTCGAGTTGTGGAAGATATGAAAAAAAAGGGAATTCGTTTTATCAACGATCTGGATGAGGCGCCCGACGGAGCCACAGTCGTTTTTTCAGCACATGGAGTAGCACCTTCCGTTGTGGAAGCTGCCAAACACAGAGGAATGAAAATTGGAGACGCTACCTGCCCTCTTGTTACAAGAGTACATCGCAAAGCCAGAAAAATTAAAGATACACACCAAATCATCTATATAGGACACGAAGGACACGATGAAGCGATTGGTACCATGGGAGAAGCGGAAATGTTTCTTGTAGAATCTCCGGAAGACGTAGTTTCGCTTCAAAATAAAATTGATCCGAACAAACCCCTGACGTATTTAATGCAAACCACACTTTCAGTAGCAGATACTAAAAATATAATAGATCAAATATCAAAGACATTTCCGTTCGTAGAACACCCCGCTAAAGATGATATTTGTTACGCTACAACGGAAAGACAAGAAGCGGTTTCCTTGATGATGGATCAAATTGATGCCATGCTTGTAATCGGAGCCGACAACAGTTCTAATTCATTGCGACTTTTACAACTTGCACAAAAATCCAAACCTCATTCGTTTAAAGTGTCTGCAGCGGATGACCTTTCCAAAGAATACATTCAAAATAATAAAATTAAAATTCTAGGATTGACCGCAGGCGCGTCCACTCCCCAGGTTCTCGTAGACGAAATCATTTCTAAGTTAAAGGTATTTTATCCAAATGCTGATGTTGAATTATTTCCGGGTTCTAGGGATGACTCTATGAGTTTTAAACTTCCCGGAATTTTACTCAGTTAA